Proteins from a genomic interval of Leifsonia shinshuensis:
- a CDS encoding MerR family transcriptional regulator gives MSELSRDSDAARYDLGLLFTDGLPEMDDANGYRGAVAARAAGISYRQLDYWARTGLVEPTVRGAAGSGSQRLYGFRDILVLKLVKRLLDTGISLQQIRTAVNQLREAGVNDLAQTTLMSDGASVYLCTSNDEVIDLVSRGQGVFGIAVGKVLREVESSLVELDTAGDDLDELAARRAAKSKAS, from the coding sequence ATGAGCGAACTGAGTCGTGACAGCGACGCCGCCCGGTACGACCTGGGGCTGCTGTTCACCGACGGCCTCCCCGAGATGGACGACGCCAACGGCTACCGCGGCGCCGTCGCGGCCCGCGCGGCCGGCATCTCCTACCGCCAGCTCGACTACTGGGCGCGCACCGGCCTCGTGGAGCCCACGGTCCGCGGCGCGGCCGGCTCCGGCTCGCAGCGCCTCTACGGCTTCCGCGACATCCTCGTCCTCAAGCTGGTCAAGCGCCTGCTCGACACCGGGATCTCGCTCCAGCAGATCCGCACCGCCGTCAACCAGCTCCGCGAGGCGGGCGTCAACGACCTGGCGCAGACCACGCTGATGAGCGACGGCGCGAGCGTCTACCTGTGCACCTCGAACGACGAGGTCATCGACCTGGTCAGCCGCGGCCAGGGCGTCTTCGGCATCGCCGTCGGCAAGGTCCTCCGCGAGGTCGAGTCCTCGCTGGTCGAGCTCGACACCGCCGGCGACGACCTCGACGAGCTCGCGGCCCGCCGCGCGGCCAAGTCCAAGGCCTCCTGA